The DNA region CCTCCCTTCTCCGCAGCTCCAGTAAGCCGCGGCCTGCCGAACTCCAATCGGATGCTGCACAAGCAACCTGTCAACAGGTTTAGACTGGGGACGAAGCTCTCATGGATCCTGCCAAGACGAAATCTGGGGTATCAAAACACAGGGAGCTTCCAAGTCAAGGCAAGGCTGGAGGAGCTCGTTGTCCACTTCTGTCCACTTGATCAGATACTCGTTAGATAGCGTGATAGCGCGATAGCATGAGCACTCGCACCAAACTATGACCATCAGTAACTAACGCCGTTGTATTTTCTCACGCATGCCTATAAAATACATTTACGCCTGGATACACCTGCCCAAGTCAAGAAAAACAGAAGAACGAAAAATCGTGTGCTCTTGCAATCAAGTCAAGTCGCCCATTTTCCTGATAACATCCGGATCACGTCACGTTCTGCATGACTGCCGGTTCCTGTCCCTTTGATATTAACGGTATCCGAGACTACCTCGTGGTATCTGGGTATAAATCCACCTCTCTCAAAATCCCCTCTTCATTTACTCCAGCCTTACGCCTTCCGCGTGTTGGTGCGCTTGGTGACCTCAGCCTTGGCCGTCTCGGCGCCAGTGGCGGCAGCCTCAGCGACCTtgtccttggcctccttggccttctccttgacctcagcagcagccttcttgacAGGGGCGGGGTTGGTAGCAACGCCGACAATGCCGAAGATGAGGCCGaggacggtgaggaggacaGCGGCAATGCCGCCAGCAATCTCGGGGACGAACTTGATGGCCTCAATGGGGTCGCGCTGGGCGATGGTCAAGAACAAGTCAAGCTTCTCAGTGATGTAGGTCTTGGGGTCATCCAAGAACTTGAGGTCGTTGGGAGAAGCGggcttgtcctcctccttgggtctctcggcctcctcaagGGCCTCCTCAACGGGGTGCTTCTTGAAGAAAGTCTCCTCGGCGAGCTTGCGGGCATCCTCAACGGAGTGACCAATGTAGATGTTGTCAAAAAGGATATCCTTCTGCATGGTCCAGATCTCGTAGCCGATGGCACCAATGGGCTCAAAGTTGGCGGGGTTCTTGTCCTCGAAGTAGTCGGGGTTCTTGATCTTGCGGGGAGCCCAGACGCCCTTGTAGGCAGGGTTGTCAATGTAAGGAGCAGACCACTTGCCCTTGTAGTCGGGGTTCTTAATCATGGGCTTGGTCCAGGGGCCACAGCCAGAAACATCAGTGcacttggggttggggacaGTGGGGGCGATCCagtcaccatcctcctcatcatcccaatcCTCGGGCTTCTGGGCCTCGGggtcggggatggtgaggggcTCATCGACAAGCCAGTCAGCAGGCTGAGTGGCATCCTCATCGACAATCTCGTACGGGGCATCCTCATCCCAGTCATCGGGCTTCTTGGCATCGGGGTCCTGAATACGggcctcatcaacccagtcctcgggcttcttgtccttggggTCGTCAATCTCCTTGGGAGGGTTGACCGAAGGAGTAAAGTCCTCGAGGAGGCTGCCCTCCTTGACCTGCTCGCCGTTGATGCCAATGGAgtaggtgttgttggggtggaCTGTGAGGGTGTAGAGCTCAGTAGTCTTGACAATCTTGGCCGAGGGCGCGGAAGAGAGATGCTTCTCCTCGTACTCCCCAGTCTTGGGGTTCTTGTGGTTGAAAATGAAGTGCACCTTGTTGGTGTGGCCGCACTTGTCGGGACCGAACATGATCACGTATGGGGTCGCGTTGGAGAACTCATCCTGGTGGAGAGCCTTGTTATCCCGGAGGAGCTTCATATAAGCACCGCCGCATTCGAGGCCGTCTGTAGCAGGACGTTAGCAAGGCTGAGCGATTCGGTGCAGGTTGGAGTAGTAAAACGCACCTTGAAGCTTGACCTCATACTGAACGACGAGGGTCTTGCCCTTGGGGTCGATCTTCTTGGGGAATTTCGCCGAGATGGCGTGGTGGGCAGCTGCGTTCTTGACAACAAGACCCTTGTCACCCTCCATGCCCTTGTAGACGGTGGGCTCCTCGACGGACCACTCGCCGATGTAGGCCCATTCTTCCTCAGAGCCCTTGGTATCCTTCTT from Podospora pseudoanserina strain CBS 124.78 chromosome 1, whole genome shotgun sequence includes:
- a CDS encoding hypothetical protein (COG:O; EggNog:ENOG503NV5M), with protein sequence MKFNVAAAAASAAILAGGVYADDQKVLKEESSSTAAEASTKSVPPLPTFTPTKLKAPFLEQFTDDWEQRWKPSHAKKDTKGSEEEWAYIGEWSVEEPTVYKGMEGDKGLVVKNAAAHHAISAKFPKKIDPKGKTLVVQYEVKLQDGLECGGAYMKLLRDNKALHQDEFSNATPYVIMFGPDKCGHTNKVHFIFNHKNPKTGEYEEKHLSSAPSAKIVKTTELYTLTVHPNNTYSIGINGEQVKEGSLLEDFTPSVNPPKEIDDPKDKKPEDWVDEARIQDPDAKKPDDWDEDAPYEIVDEDATQPADWLVDEPLTIPDPEAQKPEDWDDEEDGDWIAPTVPNPKCTDVSGCGPWTKPMIKNPDYKGKWSAPYIDNPAYKGVWAPRKIKNPDYFEDKNPANFEPIGAIGYEIWTMQKDILFDNIYIGHSVEDARKLAEETFFKKHPVEEALEEAERPKEEDKPASPNDLKFLDDPKTYITEKLDLFLTIAQRDPIEAIKFVPEIAGGIAAVLLTVLGLIFGIVGVATNPAPVKKAAAEVKEKAKEAKDKVAEAAATGAETAKAEVTKRTNTRKA